The following are encoded together in the Poseidonibacter lekithochrous genome:
- a CDS encoding mechanosensitive ion channel domain-containing protein — MLKKILLSTLLVSTFTFAQTSAEQKIIDTADKAVVNEIEQKIIKEKFDEAQKELEAKKARELAEKKARDLDMQNLAQINVILGKIKKIDLQLKDNILLKRYSNYLSYRKISTELALYKRSLIKKKKTASEEQLYQLHNKIKVKENELELINEYKGSPIGGFINPPVIEEYDLITNPFGIINALSQIKKLEDNKKQFRNLEKDINSLTVRLDDELILYLELFNLDQQGEYKEKITFLDKQKKDFNMVLEIVSTTQVVYTRKIEQVILEIKDQISQQIQKILIILTIIILLSFVAFLVKLALKKYFSQNESYYMTNKVINFSVVFLIIMVLMFSYIDNVSYLVTILGFASAGIAIALKDWFMSIFGWMVIVTSGSIQVGDRIKVTRNGLEAVGDVLDISLFKITIREDITYTSYTVNRRTGRIFFIPNNYIFSEMIANYTHSGLRTVWDGIDITLTFDSNHKKAQKIVKDILKHYSKGYTDITRKQLSKMRNKYQLRATGVEPRVFTFIEPHGMVISGWYLTNSYAALQLRSTMSPEILEAFMKEDDIHIAYPTQQININRTDNAYGVSVKKREMPKELEDDIIKR, encoded by the coding sequence GTGCTAAAAAAAATATTACTATCAACTCTCTTAGTAAGTACATTCACTTTTGCACAAACTAGTGCTGAACAAAAAATCATTGACACTGCTGATAAGGCTGTGGTAAATGAAATTGAACAAAAAATTATCAAAGAAAAATTTGATGAAGCGCAAAAAGAATTAGAAGCAAAAAAAGCAAGAGAACTAGCTGAGAAAAAAGCAAGAGATCTTGATATGCAAAATCTTGCACAAATAAATGTGATTTTAGGGAAAATCAAAAAGATTGATTTACAACTAAAAGATAATATTTTATTAAAAAGATATTCAAACTATTTATCTTATAGAAAAATTTCTACGGAATTAGCTTTATACAAAAGAAGTTTAATCAAGAAGAAAAAAACAGCATCTGAAGAACAGCTGTACCAATTACATAATAAGATTAAAGTAAAAGAAAATGAATTAGAACTGATTAATGAGTACAAAGGTTCACCAATTGGTGGATTTATTAATCCTCCTGTTATTGAAGAATATGATTTAATTACAAATCCATTTGGAATTATCAATGCTCTTTCTCAAATCAAAAAACTTGAAGATAATAAAAAACAGTTTAGAAACCTAGAAAAAGATATCAATAGTCTTACAGTTAGACTTGATGATGAACTTATCTTATATCTTGAACTGTTTAATTTAGACCAACAAGGTGAATATAAAGAAAAAATCACTTTCTTAGATAAACAGAAAAAAGATTTTAATATGGTTTTAGAAATTGTATCAACAACTCAAGTTGTATATACAAGAAAAATAGAACAAGTTATTTTAGAAATCAAAGATCAGATTTCACAACAAATTCAAAAGATACTAATTATTCTTACAATTATTATTCTTTTATCATTTGTTGCATTTTTAGTTAAATTAGCACTTAAGAAATATTTCTCTCAAAATGAGAGTTATTATATGACAAATAAAGTAATCAACTTTTCTGTTGTATTTTTGATTATTATGGTTTTAATGTTCTCATATATTGATAATGTTTCATACCTTGTAACTATCCTTGGATTTGCATCTGCGGGTATTGCTATTGCTTTAAAAGACTGGTTTATGTCTATTTTTGGATGGATGGTTATTGTAACATCAGGTTCAATTCAAGTAGGGGATAGAATCAAAGTAACAAGAAATGGTCTTGAAGCAGTTGGTGATGTACTTGATATTTCACTATTCAAAATTACGATTAGAGAAGATATTACATATACTTCATATACTGTAAATAGAAGAACAGGAAGAATTTTCTTCATTCCAAATAACTATATTTTCTCTGAAATGATTGCAAACTACACTCACTCAGGATTAAGAACAGTATGGGATGGTATTGATATCACATTAACATTTGATTCAAACCACAAGAAAGCACAGAAAATTGTAAAAGATATTTTAAAACACTACTCAAAGGGATATACTGATATTACTAGAAAACAGTTATCTAAAATGAGAAATAAATATCAATTAAGAGCTACAGGTGTTGAGCCTAGAGTTTTTACATTTATAGAACCACATGGTATGGTAATTTCAGGATGGTATCTTACAAACTCTTATGCAGCACTTCAATTAAGAAGTACTATGAGTCCAGAGATTTTAGAAGCATTTATGAAAGAAGATGATATTCATATTGCATACCCAACTCAACAAATTAATATTAATAGAACAGATAATGCTTATGGTGTTTCAGTGAAAAAAAGAGAAATGCCAAAAGAATTAGAAGATGACATTATCAAAAGATAG
- the bioV gene encoding pimelyl-ACP methyl ester esterase BioV translates to MKISKDYFSGFCLENESELFEEYRVINDFTVSGFSYGAIKAFEEVISSEQRVDTLQLFSPAFFQTQDKKFKRMQLMFFKKDAQAYCNNFLENISHPSSINTNKYFNQGSYEHLEELLTYEWDEEKLQALVDKGVKIEVFLGQEDKIIDSKKANDFFLKFATVYYIKEKGHIL, encoded by the coding sequence TTGAAGATATCTAAAGATTACTTTTCAGGCTTTTGTTTAGAAAATGAAAGTGAATTATTTGAAGAGTATAGAGTAATCAATGACTTTACAGTTTCTGGCTTTTCTTATGGAGCTATAAAAGCATTTGAAGAAGTTATCAGCTCAGAGCAAAGAGTTGATACTCTTCAACTATTCTCACCTGCATTTTTCCAAACACAAGACAAAAAATTCAAAAGAATGCAATTAATGTTTTTCAAAAAAGATGCGCAAGCTTATTGTAATAACTTTCTAGAAAACATATCACACCCATCTTCTATAAATACTAATAAATATTTTAACCAAGGTTCTTATGAGCACTTAGAAGAGTTATTAACTTATGAATGGGATGAAGAAAAATTACAAGCCTTAGTAGATAAGGGTGTAAAAATTGAAGTCTTCTTAGGACAAGAAGATAAAATTATAGATTCAAAAAAAGCAAATGACTTCTTCTTGAAGTTTGCAACAGTATATTATATAAAAGAAAAAGGACATATTTTATGA
- the mog gene encoding molybdopterin adenylyltransferase — translation MSNKIAKIGIITASDRASKGIYEDLSGKAIEDTLNDYLTSTWEPVYRCIEDDQKTIEDTMKELVDNEGCCLVVTTGGTGPAARDVTPEATEAVCDRMMPGFGELMRAESLKFVPTAILSRQTAGLRGSSLIVNLPGKPKSIRECLDAVFPAIPYCIDLMEGPFLECNEEVIKPFRPKKK, via the coding sequence ATGAGTAACAAAATCGCAAAAATAGGAATAATTACAGCCTCTGATAGAGCAAGTAAAGGAATTTACGAAGACTTATCAGGAAAAGCTATTGAAGATACTTTAAATGATTATTTAACATCTACATGGGAACCTGTATATAGATGTATTGAAGATGACCAAAAAACTATTGAAGATACTATGAAAGAATTAGTTGATAATGAGGGTTGTTGTTTAGTAGTAACAACTGGTGGAACAGGTCCAGCAGCTAGAGATGTAACTCCAGAAGCTACTGAAGCTGTATGTGATAGAATGATGCCAGGTTTTGGTGAGCTTATGAGAGCTGAGTCTTTAAAGTTTGTACCAACTGCAATTCTTTCTAGACAAACAGCAGGTCTTAGAGGAAGTTCACTTATTGTTAATCTTCCTGGTAAACCTAAATCAATTAGAGAATGTTTAGATGCAGTTTTCCCTGCTATTCCATATTGTATTGATTTAATGGAAGGACCTTTCTTAGAGTGTAATGAAGAAGTAATAAAACCATTTAGACCTAAGAAAAAATAA
- a CDS encoding AAA family ATPase: protein MSQNSSNINKNLDKNFKFMVTMAIVLVILFVLTFYKSSIHIQSTSYYVGLGFIFVLLIVAVVLRLNQNKLKDYIDKKKNKRTDNSFQNELSKKQTINDDLNIDIQAVSSNVTFKDIAGIAEIKEELEEVVDFLNEPKKYLQHGIKLPKGVLLVGPPGVGKTLIARAVAGEADVPFFYQSGASFVQIYVGMGAKKVRELFAKAKASAPAIVFIDEIDAVGKARSGKSNDERESTLNELLTQMDGFEGDSGVIVIAATNKIEVLDDALLRAGRFDRRVHVGLPNIDDRKKILSLYLEGKNHEIDIDKLSHDTSGFSSAALATLINEALLNMIKRESKILDMDDIEVAKNKLEFGKKQIKILDAKQKEILSIYQASKAYISKSKVALFDEGVSKMNSTYPSYNELCENIRRDLAGIIGVEVIKKEKYAINHKDLESATNIAKDIVEKYKMSNSVDELLTNIKNELRADLSHNAADINRLKNIMLENEVINIEDI from the coding sequence ATGTCGCAAAATTCGAGTAATATAAATAAAAACTTAGATAAAAATTTCAAGTTTATGGTCACTATGGCCATAGTTTTAGTAATACTTTTTGTACTTACTTTTTACAAGAGTAGTATCCATATACAAAGTACTTCATACTATGTAGGATTAGGATTTATTTTTGTACTTCTTATTGTTGCAGTAGTTCTTAGGCTTAATCAAAATAAGCTTAAGGATTATATTGACAAGAAAAAAAATAAAAGAACTGACAATAGCTTCCAAAACGAGCTTTCTAAAAAACAAACAATAAATGATGATTTAAATATTGATATTCAAGCAGTTAGCTCAAATGTTACATTTAAAGATATTGCAGGAATTGCTGAAATAAAAGAAGAACTTGAAGAAGTAGTTGATTTTTTAAATGAACCAAAAAAATACTTACAACATGGAATTAAACTTCCTAAAGGTGTTTTATTAGTTGGACCTCCAGGAGTTGGTAAAACACTAATAGCTCGTGCTGTTGCGGGTGAAGCTGATGTTCCTTTCTTCTATCAAAGTGGTGCTTCATTTGTACAAATATATGTAGGAATGGGTGCTAAAAAGGTTCGAGAACTATTTGCTAAAGCAAAAGCTTCTGCTCCTGCTATTGTATTTATTGATGAAATAGATGCAGTTGGAAAAGCAAGAAGTGGAAAATCAAATGATGAAAGAGAATCTACATTAAATGAGTTATTAACTCAAATGGATGGGTTCGAAGGTGACAGCGGTGTTATTGTAATTGCTGCAACTAATAAAATTGAAGTTCTTGACGATGCATTATTAAGAGCAGGTAGATTTGATAGAAGAGTTCATGTAGGATTACCAAATATTGATGATAGGAAAAAAATCTTATCTTTATATTTAGAAGGTAAAAATCATGAAATTGATATAGATAAACTTTCTCATGATACATCTGGATTTAGTTCAGCAGCCCTAGCTACACTTATCAATGAAGCTTTATTAAATATGATCAAAAGAGAATCAAAGATTCTTGATATGGATGATATTGAAGTTGCTAAGAATAAGTTAGAGTTCGGTAAAAAACAAATTAAAATTCTTGATGCAAAACAAAAAGAAATTTTATCAATTTATCAAGCATCTAAAGCATATATCTCAAAATCAAAAGTAGCACTTTTTGATGAGGGTGTGTCAAAAATGAATTCAACTTATCCATCATATAATGAATTATGTGAAAATATCAGAAGAGATTTAGCTGGTATTATAGGTGTTGAAGTTATCAAAAAAGAAAAATACGCAATAAACCATAAAGATTTAGAATCAGCAACTAATATTGCTAAAGATATTGTAGAAAAATATAAAATGTCTAATTCAGTAGATGAATTATTAACAAATATCAAAAATGAATTAAGAGCTGATTTATCTCATAATGCAGCTGATATTAATAGACTTAAAAATATTATGTTAGAAAATGAGGTAATTAATATTGAAGATATCTAA
- the mtaB gene encoding tRNA (N(6)-L-threonylcarbamoyladenosine(37)-C(2))-methylthiotransferase MtaB, which yields MNFSDNKPKVYFKTFGCRTNVFDTQVMMSNLKDFEITQNEKDADVVVINSCTVTNGADSTARGYINGLKKLPNDPRVVFTGCGVWTKGESLFKEDKVDSLFGHSEKENINDLLLKEERFFQAGDLEHLDNTIVEEFVGKSRAFIKVQEGCDFRCSYCIIPYVRGDARSYTEEKILEQVRTLAANGFGEFILTGTNVGSYGKKHHTSLAKLLKKMSQIKGVRRIRMGSIEPIQIDDEFKELVNEPFMAKHLHIALQHTSKDMLKIMNRRNKVLSDLELFEFLKENGYALGTDFIVGHPGETDELWKEAMENLHKFPLTHVHAFTYSKRDGTPSATMKPEVRGDIAKLRYNELTKIIEQKNFDFRRENNKTLEVLIEQEKNGKYIGLDQFFNQIEIDSPVDIVGDWIFIDDYEAKADKNVAKFE from the coding sequence ATGAATTTTTCAGACAATAAACCAAAAGTATATTTTAAGACTTTTGGATGTAGAACAAACGTATTTGATACTCAAGTTATGATGAGTAATCTTAAAGACTTTGAAATTACACAAAATGAAAAAGATGCAGATGTAGTTGTAATTAACTCTTGTACAGTAACAAACGGAGCTGATTCAACTGCTAGAGGTTATATCAACGGATTAAAGAAACTACCAAATGACCCAAGAGTAGTATTTACTGGGTGTGGAGTTTGGACAAAAGGTGAAAGCCTATTTAAAGAAGATAAAGTAGATTCATTATTTGGTCACTCTGAAAAAGAGAATATTAATGATTTACTTTTAAAAGAAGAAAGATTTTTTCAAGCAGGGGACTTAGAACATTTAGATAATACTATTGTTGAAGAGTTTGTAGGAAAATCAAGAGCATTTATTAAAGTACAAGAAGGTTGTGACTTTAGATGTTCTTACTGTATTATCCCTTATGTAAGGGGTGATGCTAGATCTTACACTGAAGAGAAGATTTTAGAACAAGTAAGAACATTAGCTGCTAATGGTTTTGGTGAGTTTATTCTAACTGGAACAAATGTAGGATCGTATGGTAAAAAACATCATACATCATTAGCAAAACTTTTAAAGAAAATGTCGCAAATTAAAGGTGTTAGAAGAATTAGAATGGGAAGTATTGAACCTATTCAAATTGATGATGAGTTTAAAGAACTAGTAAACGAACCATTTATGGCGAAACATCTTCATATTGCATTACAACATACTTCAAAAGATATGTTAAAAATAATGAATAGAAGAAATAAAGTATTAAGTGACCTAGAATTATTTGAATTCTTAAAAGAAAATGGTTATGCTTTAGGTACTGATTTTATTGTAGGTCACCCAGGTGAAACTGATGAGTTATGGAAGGAAGCTATGGAAAATCTTCATAAATTCCCATTAACACATGTTCATGCGTTTACATACTCAAAAAGAGATGGAACACCAAGTGCTACGATGAAACCTGAGGTTAGAGGGGATATTGCTAAATTACGTTATAACGAATTAACTAAAATAATTGAGCAAAAGAACTTTGATTTCAGACGTGAAAACAATAAAACTTTAGAAGTTTTAATTGAACAAGAGAAAAATGGAAAATACATAGGACTAGATCAATTCTTTAATCAAATTGAAATCGATTCACCTGTTGATATAGTAGGTGACTGGATTTTCATAGATGATTATGAGGCAAAGGCTGATAAAAATGTCGCAAAATTCGAGTAA
- the aroB gene encoding 3-dehydroquinate synthase, producing the protein MTVKIDLPHDNSYNIFIDKLNELYFDTKVVIVTNPTVSGFHLDYLKSKLTAKELSVCTIPDGEQYKHMETIESILEHCFEHRLDRKSLLVAFGGGVIGDMTGFAASVYQRGIDFVQVPTTLLSQVDASVGGKTGINNKFGKNLIGAFHQPNAVYIDPSMLSTLPRREFGAGVAEIVKMAVTFNKDFFEWLEQNDITEEENLKIAIQKSVETKAYVVSQDEKEHGIRAALNYGHTFGHVVENETNYNTYLHGEAVGIGMVMANTLAVKVGLMSEDDALRVKVLLEKYDIPTSYSIKDVEDFYEHFFLDKKSLDNKIKFILPKGLGDCLITNEIEKNDVIEILKGF; encoded by the coding sequence ATGACTGTTAAAATTGATTTACCACACGATAATTCATATAATATTTTTATTGATAAACTAAACGAACTATACTTCGATACAAAAGTTGTAATTGTTACTAACCCAACTGTAAGTGGTTTCCACTTAGATTACTTAAAAAGTAAATTAACTGCTAAAGAACTTAGTGTATGTACTATTCCTGATGGAGAACAGTATAAACATATGGAAACTATTGAATCTATACTAGAACATTGTTTTGAGCATAGATTAGATAGAAAATCTCTTCTTGTAGCTTTTGGTGGTGGTGTTATTGGTGATATGACTGGTTTTGCTGCTTCTGTTTACCAAAGAGGAATTGATTTTGTTCAAGTGCCAACTACTTTACTTTCACAAGTAGATGCTAGTGTTGGTGGGAAAACTGGAATCAATAATAAATTTGGTAAAAATCTTATTGGTGCATTTCATCAACCAAATGCTGTTTATATTGATCCTTCTATGTTATCTACACTTCCAAGAAGAGAGTTTGGGGCAGGTGTTGCTGAGATTGTAAAAATGGCAGTTACATTTAACAAAGACTTTTTTGAGTGGTTAGAGCAAAACGATATTACAGAAGAAGAAAATTTAAAAATAGCGATTCAAAAATCTGTTGAAACAAAAGCTTATGTTGTTTCTCAAGATGAAAAAGAACATGGTATTAGAGCTGCTTTAAACTATGGTCATACTTTTGGTCATGTTGTTGAAAATGAAACTAACTATAATACTTACTTACATGGTGAAGCTGTAGGGATTGGTATGGTTATGGCAAATACATTAGCTGTAAAAGTTGGACTTATGAGTGAGGATGATGCTTTAAGAGTTAAAGTATTATTAGAAAAATACGATATTCCCACTTCATACAGTATCAAAGACGTTGAAGATTTCTATGAGCATTTTTTCTTAGATAAAAAATCTCTTGATAATAAAATTAAATTCATTTTGCCTAAAGGACTTGGGGATTGTTTAATCACTAATGAAATAGAAAAAAATGACGTTATAGAAATCCTAAAAGGCTTCTAG
- a CDS encoding SEL1-like repeat protein encodes MYKYLFLSIIFIVNLNALTFEEAAKNLEEKKYDLAYEQFSILSLDEDANAQYNLGLMTYKGLGLEQNLELAFFWYQEAAKNGNMQAQNNLAHMYYLGINTNKDTKKAKYWFEQSALQNYPLAQLNLGLMYEKSPKNDSLKQAFKWYKKAANNGVIIAQNNLASMYYYGKGVKKDLSKAAFWYKQAVIAKDPVAQFNLGTMYLMGDYVKKDVDKALELLEESAKKDNVSAQIKLADLYRQANYIDQDYKKSFDLYNILANKGKTKAMYYLGYYYFNGFGTDKNLDKSVFWLKKAKNLGHKRSANFLKNHNLK; translated from the coding sequence ATGTATAAATATTTATTCTTAAGTATAATTTTTATTGTTAATTTAAATGCTTTAACTTTTGAAGAAGCAGCTAAAAACTTAGAAGAGAAGAAATACGACTTGGCTTATGAGCAGTTTAGTATTTTATCTCTAGATGAAGATGCTAATGCTCAATACAATTTAGGACTTATGACGTACAAAGGTTTGGGCTTAGAACAAAACCTTGAGCTTGCTTTCTTTTGGTATCAAGAAGCTGCTAAAAACGGAAACATGCAAGCTCAAAATAATTTAGCTCATATGTATTATTTAGGTATAAATACTAATAAAGATACAAAAAAAGCTAAATATTGGTTTGAACAATCTGCCTTACAAAACTATCCTTTGGCACAATTAAATCTTGGTTTAATGTATGAAAAATCCCCTAAAAATGACAGTCTAAAGCAAGCTTTCAAATGGTATAAAAAAGCAGCAAATAATGGTGTTATTATTGCTCAAAATAATCTTGCATCAATGTATTATTATGGAAAAGGTGTAAAAAAAGATTTATCAAAAGCAGCATTTTGGTACAAACAAGCAGTAATTGCAAAAGACCCTGTTGCACAATTTAATCTTGGAACTATGTATTTAATGGGTGATTATGTTAAAAAAGATGTAGATAAGGCACTTGAATTATTAGAAGAGTCTGCAAAAAAAGATAATGTTTCCGCTCAAATTAAATTAGCAGATCTATATAGGCAAGCTAACTATATAGATCAAGATTACAAAAAGTCTTTTGACTTATATAATATACTTGCAAACAAGGGTAAAACCAAGGCTATGTACTACTTAGGCTACTATTATTTTAATGGTTTTGGAACAGATAAAAACTTAGATAAATCTGTTTTTTGGTTAAAAAAAGCTAAAAATTTAGGTCATAAACGATCAGCAAATTTCCTTAAAAATCACAATTTGAAATAA
- a CDS encoding EAL domain-containing protein has product MKRVANKFSNDSNKNFILLIVIFLALFGLSSKLFFTDYKNKLVDRATSSFDLNINFLNTFFDNNILNYDSTIVESIDKNIDLSLFKDINLIYNKYIFDKNSLLSNTSGFDDTSWKIAEVAVDAKYGFIKKIPNSSLYEFVASTNFDVDLPIVIRYQVYKKGQIRNFLTKLEFKNLKIRKSLDADKFYKILNSFINVDLRDKTHEIIIDKQLIAVVTYKLNNYTVKQDLHDFITKLIIYTLIMILPILFVVGFYHKYIFKRYVKNPVIYLNKYLDNIIGNKYATIDKSNFEGTDEIVELTKKVTKISSKIASLTNELNINKETLELKVSTDTLTGLPNKSIFDFDVKNMFVSLTKGYISIIKIDDLTKLSKDHDSGYINNFIEHYVSSIKNTVYKFSKSDIKLYRFYGSQFAFVAKNMNAQQLEQICESIIKNLTKDMDGYTVPDDMIQIACTSFDLYGTIDSNIELANKSYDLSKAKGPNSYNVVAEEDIAKNYELLDNNVKEIIDNASFDIKFVLDTYSFDNPEEVLMKEVSPILLDHNNEKLLIGSFVSVAQKLDLIDKFDKEVIQKAVDFIETNKVNYELAVNLSFASIINEDFMSWLDNLIEEKSDIMNKVVFSITAYSAYLNKRDFERFIKHMSEVGGKVLLKRYKTEEYPLEKLNGLDLEYIRIHKDYTSNFTNDVVKKHKVKNTLIYGELNNIKVITDTVKLDLDYNLLDRLGTYGTSR; this is encoded by the coding sequence GTGAAAAGAGTAGCAAATAAATTTTCTAATGATAGTAATAAAAATTTTATTCTTTTAATAGTAATTTTTTTAGCTTTATTTGGATTGTCTTCAAAGCTATTCTTTACTGATTATAAAAATAAATTAGTTGATAGAGCTACCTCTAGTTTTGATTTAAATATAAATTTTTTAAATACTTTTTTTGATAATAATATTCTTAATTATGATTCTACTATAGTTGAATCTATTGATAAAAATATTGATTTATCATTATTTAAAGATATTAATTTAATTTACAATAAATATATTTTTGATAAAAATTCTTTACTTAGTAATACTTCTGGATTTGATGATACATCTTGGAAAATTGCTGAAGTTGCGGTTGATGCAAAATATGGTTTTATAAAAAAAATCCCAAATAGCTCTTTGTATGAATTTGTAGCATCTACTAATTTTGATGTTGATTTACCTATTGTTATTCGGTATCAAGTATATAAAAAAGGTCAAATTAGAAATTTCTTGACGAAGTTAGAATTCAAAAATTTAAAAATTAGAAAGTCATTAGATGCTGATAAGTTTTATAAAATACTTAATAGTTTTATTAATGTGGATTTGCGAGATAAAACACATGAAATAATCATTGATAAGCAACTAATCGCTGTAGTAACATATAAATTAAATAACTATACTGTAAAACAAGATTTACATGATTTTATTACTAAACTTATTATTTACACTTTAATTATGATTTTACCAATTCTTTTTGTTGTTGGGTTTTATCATAAGTATATTTTCAAAAGATATGTTAAAAATCCTGTTATTTATTTAAATAAATATCTTGATAATATTATTGGTAATAAGTATGCAACTATTGATAAAAGTAACTTTGAAGGTACAGATGAGATAGTTGAATTAACAAAAAAAGTAACTAAAATATCATCAAAAATTGCCTCTTTAACTAATGAATTAAATATCAATAAAGAAACTTTAGAATTAAAAGTTTCTACTGATACTTTAACGGGATTACCGAATAAAAGTATTTTTGATTTTGATGTTAAAAATATGTTTGTATCTTTAACTAAAGGTTATATTTCTATTATCAAAATAGATGACCTTACTAAGCTTAGTAAAGATCATGATTCTGGATATATCAATAATTTTATTGAACACTATGTAAGTAGTATTAAAAATACAGTATATAAGTTTTCAAAGTCTGATATTAAATTATATAGATTTTACGGTTCTCAATTTGCATTTGTTGCTAAGAATATGAATGCTCAACAATTAGAACAAATATGTGAAAGCATAATTAAAAATTTAACAAAAGATATGGATGGATATACGGTTCCTGATGATATGATTCAAATTGCTTGTACTTCATTTGATTTATATGGAACAATTGATAGTAATATTGAATTAGCAAACAAATCTTATGATCTATCAAAAGCAAAAGGCCCTAATTCATATAATGTAGTTGCTGAAGAAGATATTGCTAAAAATTATGAGTTATTAGATAATAATGTAAAAGAGATTATTGATAACGCTAGCTTCGATATTAAATTTGTTCTTGATACATATTCATTTGATAATCCAGAAGAAGTTCTTATGAAAGAGGTTTCTCCAATTCTTTTAGATCATAATAATGAAAAGTTACTAATAGGTTCTTTTGTTTCAGTAGCTCAGAAATTAGATTTAATTGATAAATTTGATAAAGAAGTAATACAAAAAGCTGTTGATTTTATAGAAACTAATAAAGTTAATTATGAACTTGCAGTTAATTTATCTTTTGCTTCCATTATCAATGAAGACTTCATGTCTTGGTTAGATAATTTAATAGAAGAAAAAAGTGATATTATGAATAAAGTTGTATTTAGTATTACAGCTTATAGTGCATATTTAAATAAAAGAGATTTTGAACGATTTATTAAACATATGAGTGAAGTAGGTGGTAAAGTTTTACTTAAGAGATATAAAACTGAAGAATATCCTTTAGAAAAATTAAATGGTCTGGATTTAGAATACATTAGAATTCATAAAGACTATACTTCAAACTTTACAAATGATGTTGTAAAAAAACACAAAGTAAAAAACACATTGATTTATGGTGAATTAAATAATATTAAAGTTATAACAGATACAGTTAAACTAGATTTAGATTATAACTTACTTGATAGGCTGGGAACATATGGTACGAGTAGATAG